The following are encoded together in the Drosophila sechellia strain sech25 chromosome 3R, ASM438219v1, whole genome shotgun sequence genome:
- the LOC116801497 gene encoding cold shock protein 1-like yields the protein MLANDINIDLEELLENIIEGIPAPALRNQARIQCFSEPMQILRAFSEVRLPKQKTGSSSSKRLTGGGAANKDLRCANCNSKGHFARECLKPKREPGSCYACGAFGHFVGQCPERKSANINNYNAS from the exons ATGCTGGCCAACGACATCAACATCGATCTAGAGGAGCTCCTGGAAAACATAATTGAAGGAATCCCAGCACCAGCGTTGCGCAACCAGGCGCGCATACAGTGTTTCTCCGAGCCGATGCAAATTCTGCGGGCTTTCTCGGAAGTCCGTCTGCCGAAGCAAAAAACAGGAAGCAGTTCATCAAAGCGCCTTACTGGAGGAGGTGCAGCCAATAAGGACTTACGTTGTGCCAATTGCAACTCCAAAGGACACTTCGCCAGGGAGTGTCTCAAGCCAAAGAGGGAGCCCGGATCCTGCTATGCCTGTGGGGCATTTGGACACTTCGTCGGACAATGCCCGGAGCGCAAGAGCGCCAATATCAACAATTAT AATGCCTCATAG